The genomic segment AAGTTCTTCGAAGAGCTGGAACGTCGATTGATCCGCGAAATGATCCTGAAAGAAAAAATCAGGATCGGGGGAAGGACCTTTAATGAAGTCCGGCCCATCTCCTGTGAGGTGGCGGTCTTGCCGAGGACCCATGGGGCAGCCCTCTTTACCCGGGGGGAAACCCAGGCCCTGGCCGTAACCACCCTGGGGACCTCCTCAGACGAACAAAGGATCGATTCCTTAAACGGGGAAACCTTCAAATCTTTCATGCTCCACTATAATTTCCCCCCTTATTCGGTAGGCGAGGCTCGGATGTTGCGGGGACCAGGACGTCGGGAGATCGGACACGGGGCCTTGGCTGAGCGGGCCTTAAAGCCCATTTTGCCGTCCAGTGAGGATTTTCCCTATACCATCCGGATTGTTTCCGAGATATTGGAATCCAATGGTTCTTCCTCCATGGCCACCGTTTGCGGCTCCAGTCTTTCTTTGATGGACGCCGGTGTACCCATTAAGTCTCATGTAGCCGGAGTGGCCATGGGATTGATCATGGAAGAAGGGGAAGTGGCTGTCCTGACCGACATCCTGGGAGATGAAGACCACTGCGGGGACATGGATTTCAAGGTTACCGGTACGGAAAAGGGCGTTACGGCCCTGCAGATGGATATCAAAATCCAGGGGGTCACCCGGGAAATCATGGGACAGGCATTGAAACAGGCCCAGGAGGGGCGCCTGTCCATCCTGAGTCTGATGAATAAAACCATTCATCAGCCCAGGACCAGCATATCCGATTATGCCCCCAAGATTACCACCATTGAAATCAATCCCGAAAAGATCCGGGAAGTGATCGGCCCAGGGGGTAAGGTGATCCGGTCTATCGTCAGTGAAACCGGCGCCAAGATCGAAGTGGAAGATTCCGGAAAGATCATCATCGCCTCCTCGGACAGCAAGAGTGTGGACCGGGCTATTGCCATGATCAAAGAGATCGTCCAGGAAGTTGAAATCGGCCAGATTTATTTGGGCAAGGTAATAAAAATTATGGACTTCGGGGCCTTTGTCGAAGTCTTGCCCGGTACCGAAGGATTGGTCCATATCTCCCAATTGGACAATCAGCATGTCAAGAAAGTAACCGATGTGCTCAAGGAAGGCGATGAGGTCCTGGTGAAGGTCCTGGAAGTGGACCGGCAAGGGAAAATCCGTCTCAGCCGTAAGGCCGCTTTAGGCCAGACCCTTCCTCCGAAGTGATTGTCATGGTTCAAAAAACAACCTTACCCAACGGCATTCGGATTGTTACCGAGACCTTGCCTTATCTCTATTCGGTCTCGGTAGGGATCTGGGTGGAAAATGGTTCCCGTGATGAAAGCCCTGCTGAGAACGGGATCTCCCATTTTATAGAACACATGATCTTCAAGGGCACCCGGAATCGGACGGCCCTTGAGATTGCCAAGGAGATGGATGCCATCGGGGGGATGTC from the Deltaproteobacteria bacterium genome contains:
- the pnp gene encoding polyribonucleotide nucleotidyltransferase — translated: KFFEELERRLIREMILKEKIRIGGRTFNEVRPISCEVAVLPRTHGAALFTRGETQALAVTTLGTSSDEQRIDSLNGETFKSFMLHYNFPPYSVGEARMLRGPGRREIGHGALAERALKPILPSSEDFPYTIRIVSEILESNGSSSMATVCGSSLSLMDAGVPIKSHVAGVAMGLIMEEGEVAVLTDILGDEDHCGDMDFKVTGTEKGVTALQMDIKIQGVTREIMGQALKQAQEGRLSILSLMNKTIHQPRTSISDYAPKITTIEINPEKIREVIGPGGKVIRSIVSETGAKIEVEDSGKIIIASSDSKSVDRAIAMIKEIVQEVEIGQIYLGKVIKIMDFGAFVEVLPGTEGLVHISQLDNQHVKKVTDVLKEGDEVLVKVLEVDRQGKIRLSRKAALGQTLPPK